From the Magnetococcales bacterium genome, the window TCTGCTCCACCCAGGGCCGATACTCCTGGTCCACGTGATAGATGTGTTGGAACAGCCAGCCATAGAGGGCGCGCTGTAAGGCGAGCACGGTTTCGGGCACCTTGCCAGCCATAAAGTCCTGGATAATTTTGTGGAAGCTGACCCGGAATTGGTCATGCAGCAGGCGGTGGGTTTCCAGATCGGGGTAGCTGGCCTGTTCCATGAGAGCTT encodes:
- a CDS encoding hemerythrin family protein; amino-acid sequence: MTSSLWDEKYAIGIESIDQHHKGLAQALDDLVVAALSQEEKKVQEIFRSVGQYVDEHFHEEEALMEQASYPDLETHRLLHDQFRVSFHKIIQDFMAGKVPETVLALQRALYGWLFQHIYHVDQEYRPWVEQMKNKG